aaaaataataatttataccttTCTTTTGGAACCATGCTCTTGTTTTAGGACAATATTTCTTATAAAAGAAACACCTAACAACGTTTTGAATTTGACCTGCATGAACTTTCATTGGGCCTTGTTCTTCTTCATTCCTCTTACCTAGTTTGAACTTGTTGCTATTAGAACCATCGTGGAATACGAGATGAACAAAATTATCCTTCATTTTCTTCAGTATCCCTTCCTCTTGATGTAGTAGATGTTTAAGTTCTAAAAATTCTGCACTTTTTCTTAAGGGTGTTATAGTTCACCTTGAACTGAGCAAACTTTGCTGGCCAGGtggaagaaaaataataaagaagtgTACTAACCAAGAATCATTCACTTCCATTCCCAAGCTTATTAACTTTTGTGAAAGATTGGCCATCTCATCGCAATGATCACGGATTGGCTTGGAATTCAACCCATTAAATTTATCCACAACATTTCCCGATGCAAAAAGGTTAATCAAAGCTGCAAAAGTTCATACATGTTTACCATTAATGTCTTGAATTAACAATAAcagattcaaaattttaataaataataaactttcaatGAAGTTCAACTTTCGGTAATACTTAAACATACATAACATAATTAATGCCAAAATAAACACAATTTATTGGACAATCACAAAATACTTCAGTTAAATAAGTATGCTATCTTTGAATATACATATCACTCTACCTAGATCCATTGATATGTCCATTTAAATGTTAGACTATATGCAATTGCTCACCTTGGGtagcaatataatatataacttcAATCATTCATATAACTCACTATATCATTCTTTAAAGACATCCCTTAAATATGAACATTAAAATGTCTTAATGTTACAACTCACAAGAAACTCACTAATCAAACTTTAATGCCGCAAAATGTTATTGTCAACGAAAAATTTATGCTACATGTGCAATTATCAAGGAAACATATAATTTTGCAAATGAGTCACATTTATGTgaaatcataatacttattacaaaaaatttaatacatatttaaaataaataaattgttatttataatagagatattgttataatgatcAAAGACACTTTTTATGacccaaaaatataattatagctAGGAAGCCATCTCAAGCGATAAAACATGCAACTAAACTATAGTGACTTTGTCACGATTTACACAAAATATGATGTACTTAGAAGATATGACTTACCTGCATCCATGAATTCTATGAAATTGCAGAAGATACTCCCGTACACGTACATTGATTTTCTCCTTAGTGTTGTTCTACTTTCTGAATTTCTCAATAGACATTCTTTCTTTTGTGTTTAAACCAGAAGGTGGttcgggtctttctccgtccatTTAACGGTCTGGCTCCACCTAAGTAATTCTCATTCGCTCTAAGAGGCACAAGAACTAGCTCAAGATAAATTGTCACTTGTGGGTATTGAATCCGGTTTATCCCGAAGATCGTCCTTACTAAGAAATTCATTTGCCACTTGAATCAACCCTTTGGATTAATAGAGATGTTGAATTCGTAGTAAAACAACCCATACTCAATTTGTCGAGTCCATTCTATcttctatatatttttaaactaCAACTGGCCTGGCTTTAAACCATCATCTCCATCTTCCAATATCCCCTCACTACTAGAACACTTGAGAAGCGGTGAAACATCGCGCTCACTAACACTCATTTCTTTTCCATTTGCTGATTGAGAGCTGCAATCGAGGAGGAACCGCAAGACCTCTCTCATGGAGGGTCTTTTAGCAGGATTTGCACCAGTACAGAATATCCCCAGCCTGAATACTCCACACATCTCATCAATGTTCTCTGCCTCCTTTATTTCCTCATCTAAAGCATCCTCAATGGGGTTTCCTTCTTGAACATAGTATCGCGCCCAGTCAACTAGGCACCAATCCATGTCTCCATCGTTCGGCTCTCTTCCCGTCACCAGTTCCAGAAGTATCACACCGAAGCTATACACATCAATCTTCTCATTCACTTTTCTAGTGTGTGCATACTCTGGAATAAGCATTAAAGCAGAGGTTTAATTAACTTATGAAATTATGAGTAAGACATTACAGAGTTTAAGTAGGGTTGGTTCTAATTCAATCCGGGATGGGGCGAGTTAGGACTTAAAATTTTTTGTCTGCTAAAATGCAGGTTCACAGGCTTTGCCGGTGCGAGTTGGCGGGCCATGGACCAACTCGCAggcttttctaaaaaaaataatacatatatacactaaggccctgtttggtaaataatccctatcagccaattttggcttatttgaccactattagttggtaaataataagctttttgtaactccaaaatgctaaaattcaaaaggctactcaaagtagccttttcaattagctttttgagaaaagaaattataccaaacagctatcagctaacagctaatttatcaaacaactttttacaatcaaccAATGTTATctacaaatcataccttctaacccaaacagccaacccaatcagccaacagtcattaaccaaacagggcctaaacaTAATTTTATCAACATTATCTGTTCTAATTTGTTGATGTAGTTGgtgtatttttttcaaaactcatCACACTCGACCAAATGTAAATATACACCTTcacttttcaattttagtttagtGGTTTAACCCGTTCGATAAACCCGACAATCCACAGTTAGGAGCAATCCAATCTAAAAAAAGCCATTTAGCCCAACAGTGCTTCAGGACTTGCCCAAAATCTAACGAGTTGGTCCAATTAACATCCCTAGCTAGTTTCAAGTCTTGAAATATAGTGACTTACCAGGAGCTATATAGCCAAAGGAGCCAGCAACTGTGGACACTATGTTGGGATCTCCATGATTTATCAATGTTCTGGCGAGGCCAAAATCTGCAATCTTGGCATTGAACTCTGAATCTAAAAGAATATTGCTGGATTTCACATCTCTATGAACAATTGGTTGTGAGCAATCGTGATGCATATAGGACAACCCTTGAGCAGCTCCAATTGCGATGCGTAGCCTAGTTGGCCAATCCAGGAATTCGCCGGGTGGTCTTCTTTTTGCATGAAGCCATAGGTCGAGGCTGCGATTTTCCATGTATTCATAAACAAGTAGGTTTGATTCTTCACTTGAAATGCAGCACCAGAGCTTCACTATGTTGGAATGACGAATTGTGCCCAGTATCCCAACTTCTGCTTGAAACTCCTTCTCAAGCATCTCATCCAACTTGTGCTTGCTCCAAATCCTCTTTACAGCAACTTTCTCTCCATTACTCAATGGCACAACATAAACTTTCCCTGATCCACCACTCCCGACCACATTTTCCTCTCTTAAATTTGGTATAATGTTTGATTGGTTGAAGCTCAAAGTGTGGAATGATTTGAGCTTCCAATCGCGAGCCAATAATGCTCGTTCTCTTTTCTTGTAACTTCTGAACAAATACACCATATATAGAATGATCACTACAAATAAAAATGCTACTGTACTTCCTAGAATGGCAATAACTTTGGCTGAAATCTTGTTGGATTTGTCAGATTTTGCCCCACAATCCCTGAGGCCTATTGAGGGCATAGTAGCACAAAGACCAGGATTATTCAAGAAGCTCCTTTGGAAAGCTGCACCTTCAAATTGATCTGGGACTTTCCCCGAGAAATGATTGGAGGACAGATTGAGTGAAATTGGTTTACGGCCAATTTCAGGTGGTATTTCCCCGGAGAATTGGTTTTCAGACAGGTCTAGCTGATAAAGGTTTGGTAAAAGACCTAGTGCTGGAGGTATTGTGCCGGAAAGCTGATTTCTACTGCAAGTCAATGTGGACAATGACTTCCaagatataatatttttaggaaaatttcCAAAAAGCTTATTCCCATCAAGCTTAAGGACTGATAACGAACTAAGAGCCGTGAGCTCTTGAGGAATTTTACCTGTTAAGAGATTATTGCTTGCCCTGAAGGTATCTAGCTTGCTCCAAGAAGAGATTTCAGGTGGAATTTCACCCGAAAATCGGTTGTTGCTGATATCAACTAGAGATAAATTTGATGCCACCTTTTGTGGAAGCTGACCAGTGAACTGGTTATTGCTAATCACCAACATTGTCAAATTCATAGCTGCCCACAAACCATCAGGAATTGTACCAGAAAGATTGTTCCTCTCAACCCTGACCCCTCTCAAGGTGTTGCAATCCTCAAATGATTTCGGTAGCCCACCcgtgagattgttgtcaaaggCAATCATGGAAATCAACACCTTGTTATCACACAAACCATCTGGTAGTGAACCTATAAGATGGTTTGAGGAGACATCAAAAACTGTAAGCTTTGAAAATCGACCAAAATCTGGCGGAAGTTCACCTGACAGATTGTTCATGAAGAGTTCAATAGAAGACAATGCTGGCAATCTCCCTAAGCCTACTGGTATTTGGCCTGATAATTGATTCATGAACAAGGCCAATCCCTCCAACTTTGCCAGATGTCCGAAATCTTCTGGAATGCTCCCTGTCAGGCTGTtattagaaaaatcaattacCTTCAAATTCAAGGCCATAACTGGGCGAGGAATAGGCCCTGACAACCTGTTCTTGTAGAGGAAAATTGTGGTCAAATTCTTGAGCAGAAACAAGTCATTAGGAATGTTCCCACTCAAGTCATTTGTATTTAAATCCAGGTACTCTAGAGCTTCCATGGCACTCATATTTTTTGGGATTTTGCCTATCAAATTGGCCTGTTGCATCCAGAAGATTCTCAGTTTCTTCAACTGGGTAAAACTGGGTGGGATTTCCTGTGGTGAAAACGAATTCCAGCTCAGAACAAGAAATTCAAGATTCAACAAGTTGCCAATCTCTGAAGGGAATGAGCCATTTGACACCACTCCAGCTAGCTGAAGTTCCTTTAGACCTTTCAGGCCTCCAATTCCAGCTGGAATGCCACCCATGAAGCCGTTAGAAGAGAGATTAAGAACCTTGAGCTGAGGCGAAAGCTTGCTAATATCATCAGGGATGATGCCACTGAAGCTGTTAAAAGAAAGGTCCAAGTTTTCAAGGCTGGAACAATTGTAGAGAATTTTAGGAAATGATCCAGGGATATTGTTGTTTTGGAGATCAAGAAGGGTCAGATTTTTCAGGTCGCAGATGGAGGGTGGGATTGTGTCATTGATAAGTAGCCCACCAAGCTGAATTCCGGTGACCACGCCGTTCCGGCAGGTAATTTCCGGCCATGTACAGTGGTCCGATGATGAAGTCCAGTGAGAGATATTTGGTGGGTTCGAAAAGTGCTTCTTTATATCAAGAAGAATTGATCTTTCAGAAATGATGCTACTAGTTTGGGACTGGGACtctacatatacatataaaggGAAAGTGAAGATAAAGACTGCGAGGACACAGAGGTTGATTTGGGTTGATGATGATAAGGTTTTCATGGGCATTCTGGCACCGATTTTGAGGTTTTCTTTTCAGGAAGTATATATGGACTGTCGGTTCTCAAAATTGTGTTGATGAACCTCAAAACCTGTTATTTCTTTCCAGTGTGATGGCCATCTTCTTGCAAATAGCCCATTTAGTAGGGCTACATTACACTAGTGGTCTTCCATTGAAGTGGATAAATGGTTAATTATTGGTCTTCCACATTGGAGGTCCCTCCATTTTGAATGGCTTCGATATGATTATTTTGATAATTGTGTTAGTGGCTCCActtcttatttttttcctccTGCTGTCTGTTAAATTGGAGAGAGTTAAATAGAAAATGGACAAAGTGATGGCAATTCTTTGTATCTATCTGCCAGTACTCAGCTGGATGAATACCTTTATGTCCTTTCAGCAAGTTGTTGCGTTTAAACAATGACATCAATTAGTTGACTAGAGTCAACGGTAGACTTCGTAAACATAATACAGCGTGCGCAATGACTTGCAGTCAACctggaaatataataatattttttaatataatttttgctGATTGTGTACACATCCTGACATAGTCCCACATTCCACATTGTGACATTGTAACTTTGTAAGGCCTTCCACAATAGTTGTAATTTTAgtgtggtttttgaggagttctttgtaagtgtgattaagaaagagaaaatgaggtgaaggaaaaaaaaaataataataaaacaaaatctaaaacagaaaaaatatataaaatatacataatcaCAAGCCCAACTTCTTCTTCTCTGGGCAGGGCCCACCATTTTCCGACAAAATCCCATActtgcaggaaaaaaaaaatggctaaAATCTCATTCTCCCATTTGTGTAAAACGTAACGTGTcaatttttttctattaaaatttgtgcCAAAATAGACTATTGGGATGGGCCTAATAGGGATGTCAGGAAtgagttttaaaaatgaaaccTACGGTCACTACTGGAAATATTCGATTTTCGGATCACATTTCTGACCATTTAcaaaaatggtaaaaaaaaagtgacatatttATCCATTTTTCATCGAAAAGTTACACTAAATGTCTAGATGGAAAGAGGTCGAAATTTTTGACTACCTTTTCTTTAGAGGTCGGTATTTCCGACCACTCTTGAGGGTGGTCGGaaagttttctgttaaatatttaaattgattttcgTTTTCAACCACCTAGGTGGTTGGAATTTTTTTAAGGGTTAGACAGTATCATTCCTCATTTCATTTCCACGGCTCAGCTCATCTTCTCACTCTTCCTCTTGCTTCCTTGTCTCTCATAGAGCTTTAAGACTTTAAGGGGTGTTTGGTCTAcggaatcttagattacctcaggtaataggattacttCTAGGAAGGTAATCcgagattttgggaatgtaaaattaccttatgtgtttggtttgaattgttgaatataatattatcttgtttagtttagggttttattttaggttatatgaatcaatttactataatctcctcaatacacacacacacacacacatatttatttatttatatgtatgaattttTATCAATGcttaaatattaagaaaaataaatatataaatatacacatgtatatttgattatataaacatatatttattattattattattattattattattattattattattataaggatTAGTTAATAAGGACAAAGTTGGAATAATTCAAGATAATTTAAGACTACCTAAGAAAATGAGTGTAATCACATTACCAtgaaacattaccgccacatcagctttgaggtgatataacattaccaggtaatctcataatttgaaccaaacaaggtaatataacattaccgaacttagattacctaggtaatctcaaATGACCTGAACCAAATACCCCCTAACTGTGATACCCCGGATTTAATTCATGCCTTGAACCCtggtaattatttctaccgtgtGGTTAatattattggcaaattatgctgtggacccaggtccaccttgcaaggtggacctaggtccaacACTAcgtcatttttgtcttttttttttttttttttttttttaaattagtaaacatattgctgaatatagagttgtccaaaaatgtgtgaatgtagaggtttcaaagtgtgaatgtagagtatagaaatcgtgaatgtagatttatgatggtgtgaatgtagagttgcccagaaatatgtgaatgtggaggtttcaaattgtgaatatggagtatagaaatcgtgaatgcggagttatgcatgtgtgaatttgtaatagagttaagaagttctagcaacttgtaaccctagaatgtgtgaatgtggagttctcaagttgtgaatgtggagtataggacctgtgaatatagagttttgaatgtgtgaatgcataacagtagtaatatagttactaaacatctAATCCAAAAGGCTAACAAGAGCCAAATTATTACATCCCAAAATGTCTAAGCATAGGTCTACCGACCACGAGTCTAACAAGAGAACATCAAAACTAGCCAAAAGGAAGGAATGGAGCCAGAAAGCATACAACCGCTCTCACGAGAACGAACTCTACCACATACCTGAAAACACGAGTTACAAACATTAGCGAAGATGCTATGTAAATTTCATTCCAACATGTAAAACTACATACATATGCTTTGTAATTGATATCCAAAAGTAGGTTTTGAGattgtgttttatatatatatatatatatatatcaactaaCCACAATCCATTGTGACCGCAGTCCACCATAAAATTTGCGAATTAAAGTGATACATACCACGCTGCTATATAGACTACGGTCCACTAAGGATCTGCAAGGCTTCTTTCATGGTGGGTCTTTGAGCTGGACTTTCAATGTGGACAATGACTTCCAAGATataatatttgaaggaaaatttCCAGAAAGCATATTCCCATCAAGCATAAGGACTGATAAAGATCTAAGAGCCGTGAGTTCTTGAGGAATTTTACCTGTCAAGAGATTATTGCTTGCCCTGAAGGTATCTAGCTTGCTCCAAGAAGAGATTGCAGATGGAATTTCACCCGAAAATCGGTTGTTGCTGATATCAACTAGAGATAAATTTGATGCCACCTTTTGTGGCAGCTGACCAGTGAACTGGTTATTGTTAATCAGCAACTCTGTCAAAGGCCCAATTGTCCATAGACCATCCGGAATTGTACCGGAAAGATTGTTTCTCTGAACCCTGACTCCACTCATGGTGTTGCAATCCTCAAGTGATTTTGGTAACTCACCcgtgagattgttgtcaaaagCATAAATGCCATACAATACCTTATTATAACACAAACCATCTGGTAGTGATCCTGTAAGATGGTTTGTGGAGACATCAAAAACTTTAAGCTTTGAAAATCGACCTAAATCTGGCGGAAGTTCACCTGACAGATTGTTCATGAAGAGTTCAATAGAAGACAGTGCTGGCAGTCTACCTATGCCTACTGGTATTTTCCCTGATAATTGATTCATGAACAAGGCCAAATTTTCCAACTTTACCATCTTTCCGAAGTCTTCTGGAATGCTCCCCGTCAAGCAGTtattagaaaaatcaattacattcaaattcaatgCCATAACTAGATGGGGAATAGGCCCAGACAATCTGTTTGTGTAGAGGAAAACCGTGGTCAAATTCTTGAGCAGGAACAAGTCACTTGGAATGTTTCCACTCAAGTCATTTTTGCATAAATCCAGGTACTCTAGTGCTTCCATGCTGCTGATATTTTCCGGGATTTTGCCAATCAAGTTGGCCTCTTTCATCCAGAGGTGTCTCAGTTTCTTCAACTGGGTAAAACTTGGTGGGATTTCCTGTGGTGAGAAACTATTCTGGCTAAGAACAAGAACTTCAAGATTCAGCAGGTTGCCAATCTGTGGAGGGAATGAGCCATTTGTGAACAGCTCAGCTAGCTGAAGTTCTTTCAGACCTTTTAGGCCTTCAATTCCAGCTGGAACGCCGCCCACGAACCAGTTAGAAGACAGTTTAAGAACCTGTAGTCGAGGAAAAAGCAGGCTAATATCATCAGGGATGATGCCACTGAGGTTGTTAAAAGAAAGGTCCAAGTATTCAAGGTTGGAACAATTGTACAGAAATGCAGGAAATGATCCAGggatattgttgttgttgagatCAAGAAGAGTAAGATGTTTCAGGTCGCAGATGAAGGGTGGGATTGTGTGGTTGATGATTAGCCTGCCAAGCTGAATTTTGGTGACGACTCCATTCCAGCAGGTGATTCCCAGCCAGGTACAGTGGTCTGATGATGAAGTCCAGTGATGAGAGATGTTTGGTGAGTTCGAAAAGTGCTTCTTTAAATCAAGAAGAATTGATCTGTCAGGACTGGTTTGGGATTGTCCATGGCAGAGGAAAGTAAAGATGAAGAGTGTGAGGATGCAGAGGTTGATTGGCATGGTTGACATGCAATGTGCATACATTGTGTAAGGTATTCTACAATTAAGGATTGCTGGCATGCAAGTCCTTCTATCTTGctgatatgtttttttttgaggGCACCTTACACATTTTATAAGCAAGGAGACttgtttattaaaaataaataaaattatctcGCGTCTAAATTCTTACAAATTGACTTGGCGAAGACcattataacttttaaaaagaaaattcttATTTACAATTTACTATTCCCTAAAGTCTAAAATTTTAGAGTTTCTATCCTCTATTTGTAAACCATGATCTTCATCTTCCAATATCCCCTCACTACTAGACTTTGTGAAGTGAAAGTCACGCTGATATTGAATGGTGTATTCATGAGTGTGACAATTGGGAGCAGAGATTGGAgcaccgacgtcgtatcccttttttaaaaaaaaaaaaaataataattttttgacgacggttttttgaaaaatcgaCGTTATTTCGGCGAcgttatttgatagtatataaaaaacaaaaaacagactAGCCATTATTGCAAAGTCAACATAAGTATTGTTGgcattatattaacaattttgtaAGGATACCAGACGTTATTGTAAAGTACGCTAAATAATGTTCTTCTATCTTGCATATTTTTGAATGTTACTTAGGatagaaattgtaatacttatggtagaaaatttaataccaatttgaattaaaaatacatcattacttataataaatattgtaatacttatatttgagattgtgatactatttagaataaaattgattgTGATACATAAGTGTGACCCATTTAGAAAACACCCCAAAAAATTTCTCAACACACTTCTTCTACATACCTCAAACTCAGAAAGCAGATTATGAGATTGATGAGCAATCTTCTTCAAGAGAATCAACCAAGGACCCATCCTAGGATTTGGTGGCACCGCCCATCTTGGTCTCCCTCCTTGCGGCCGAGCATCGCCCTCTTTCAAATGGGGAACTCataaaaaacaaatcatattaaaattttagaatatCATATATCAGTAACAATTAGAAATTGCTGGCTTCAAAACTCAATGGACCCGGTACAAATTGAGCAAAGGAGATCGAGGCTACCTCATTATGACCCAAACCAACCGGCATCATCATTGAATTTGCACCATACGAATTTTTGTTGCCTTATATC
This portion of the Ipomoea triloba cultivar NCNSP0323 chromosome 5, ASM357664v1 genome encodes:
- the LOC116019692 gene encoding receptor-like protein kinase HSL1 isoform X1, which encodes MPMKTLSSSTQINLCVLAVFIFTFPLYVYVESQSQTSSIISERSILLDIKKHFSNPPNISHWTSSSDHCTWPEITCRNGVVTGIQLGGLLINDTIPPSICDLKNLTLLDLQNNNIPGSFPKILYNCSSLENLDLSFNSFSGIIPDDISKLSPQLKVLNLSSNGFMGGIPAGIGGLKGLKELQLAGVVSNGSFPSEIGNLLNLEFLVLSWNSFSPQEIPPSFTQLKKLRIFWMQQANLIGKIPKNMSAMEALEYLDLNTNDLSGNIPNDLFLLKNLTTIFLYKNRLSGPIPRPVMALNLKVIDFSNNSLTGSIPEDFGHLAKLEGLALFMNQLSGQIPVGLGRLPALSSIELFMNNLSGELPPDFGRFSKLTVFDVSSNHLIGSLPDGLCDNKVLISMIAFDNNLTGGLPKSFEDCNTLRGVRVERNNLSGTIPDGLWAAMNLTMLVISNNQFTGQLPQKVASNLSLVDISNNRFSGEIPPEISSWSKLDTFRASNNLLTGKIPQELTALSSLSVLKLDGNKLFGNFPKNIISWKSLSTLTCSRNQLSGTIPPALGLLPNLYQLDLSENQFSGEIPPEIGRKPISLNLSSNHFSGKVPDQFEGAAFQRSFLNNPGLCATMPSIGLRDCGAKSDKSNKISAKVIAILGSTVAFLFVVIILYMVYLFRSYKKRERALLARDWKLKSFHTLSFNQSNIIPNLREENVVGSGGSGKVYVVPLSNGEKVAVKRIWSKHKLDEMLEKEFQAEVGILGTIRHSNIVKLWCCISSEESNLLVYEYMENRSLDLWLHAKRRPPGEFLDWPTRLRIAIGAAQGLSYMHHDCSQPIVHRDVKSSNILLDSEFNAKIADFGLARTLINHGDPNIVSTVAGSFGYIAPEYAHTRKVNEKIDVYSFGVILLELVTGREPNDGDMDWCLVDWARYYVQEGNPIEDALDEEIKEAENIDEMCGVFRLGIFCTGANPAKRPSMREVLRFLLDCSSQSANGKEMSVSERDVSPLLKCSSSEGILEDGDDGLKPGQL
- the LOC116019692 gene encoding receptor-like protein kinase HSL1 isoform X2; amino-acid sequence: MPMKTLSSSTQINLCVLAVFIFTFPLYVYVESQSQTSSIISERSILLDIKKHFSNPPNISHWTSSSDHCTWPEITCRNGVVTGIQLGGLLINDTIPPSICDLKNLTLLDLQNNNIPGSFPKILYNCSSLENLDLSFNSFSGIIPDDISKLSPQLKVLNLSSNGFMGGIPAGIGGLKGLKELQLAGVVSNGSFPSEIGNLLNLEFLVLSWNSFSPQEIPPSFTQLKKLRIFWMQQANLIGKIPKNMSAMEALEYLDLNTNDLSGNIPNDLFLLKNLTTIFLYKNRLSGPIPRPVMALNLKVIDFSNNSLTGSIPEDFGHLAKLEGLALFMNQLSGQIPVGLGRLPALSSIELFMNNLSGSLPDGLCDNKVLISMIAFDNNLTGGLPKSFEDCNTLRGVRVERNNLSGTIPDGLWAAMNLTMLVISNNQFTGQLPQKVASNLSLVDISNNRFSGEIPPEISSWSKLDTFRASNNLLTGKIPQELTALSSLSVLKLDGNKLFGNFPKNIISWKSLSTLTCSRNQLSGTIPPALGLLPNLYQLDLSENQFSGEIPPEIGRKPISLNLSSNHFSGKVPDQFEGAAFQRSFLNNPGLCATMPSIGLRDCGAKSDKSNKISAKVIAILGSTVAFLFVVIILYMVYLFRSYKKRERALLARDWKLKSFHTLSFNQSNIIPNLREENVVGSGGSGKVYVVPLSNGEKVAVKRIWSKHKLDEMLEKEFQAEVGILGTIRHSNIVKLWCCISSEESNLLVYEYMENRSLDLWLHAKRRPPGEFLDWPTRLRIAIGAAQGLSYMHHDCSQPIVHRDVKSSNILLDSEFNAKIADFGLARTLINHGDPNIVSTVAGSFGYIAPEYAHTRKVNEKIDVYSFGVILLELVTGREPNDGDMDWCLVDWARYYVQEGNPIEDALDEEIKEAENIDEMCGVFRLGIFCTGANPAKRPSMREVLRFLLDCSSQSANGKEMSVSERDVSPLLKCSSSEGILEDGDDGLKPGQL
- the LOC116020271 gene encoding receptor-like protein 52; translated protein: MPINLCILTLFIFTFLCHGQSQTSPDRSILLDLKKHFSNSPNISHHWTSSSDHCTWLGITCWNGVVTKIQLGRLIINHTIPPFICDLKHLTLLDLNNNNIPGSFPAFLYNCSNLEYLDLSFNNLSGIIPDDISLLFPRLQVLKLSSNWFVGGVPAGIEGLKGLKELQLAELFTNGSFPPQIGNLLNLEVLVLSQNSFSPQEIPPSFTQLKKLRHLWMKEANLIGKIPENISSMEALEYLDLCKNDLSGNIPSDLFLLKNLTTVFLYTNRLSGPIPHLVMALNLNVIDFSNNCLTGSIPEDFGKMVKLENLALFMNQLSGKIPVGIGRLPALSSIELFMNNLSGELPPDLGRFSKLKVFDVSTNHLTGSLPDGLCYNKVLYGIYAFDNNLTGELPKSLEDCNTMSGVRVQRNNLSGTIPDGLWTIGPLTELLINNNQFTGQLPQKVASNLSLVDISNNRFSGEIPSAISSWSKLDTFRASNNLLTGKIPQELTALRSLSVLMLDGNMLSGNFPSNIISWKSLSTLKVQLKDPP